TTATCCATTTCCCATCTTGAAACTTTGCATCTTGGACAGCTTTGTAGGTTCTCATACTCCTTCCTATACAGTATGCAATCATTCTTGCAAGCATGAATATTGTCGTAGCCGAACCCAAAGATCTTCAGAAATTTCTTGATTGCATCCATACTCTTTGGAAGCACATTGTCTTCAGGTAGCATATCCTTAAGCAAAACCAACAGCTGATCGAAGTAATTCTCAGACACACCACTTTTAACCTTGAATCTGTAAAGTCCCATGATTGCTGAAACCTTCGTGTGTTTGATTGTATACAATCCGAGTACAATGGCGTTTCAGCGTCTCTTAACTTTTTCCTAAACTCAGTTTCCTCTGCTGCTTCATCACCATCATTTGGCTCCACCCCACTTTCATTCGTCTGATTTGGACCATCTTCATCCATGGAGAATGCTGTCTTAAACAACTCATATGCCTCCCTTTCATTGCCAGGACCAGTGTCTTCTTTAGATTCTCTTTTTTCACCATGAATACTCCAACAAGAGCTCTTGTACTTCTTATCCATACCCCTAATCACTAGATGCTCGACTATTTTATCAACTAGCTGATGGCTTAAATTGCGGCAGTCTCTGCAAGGACACAGCATTTCAGACAGATTTCCCAATCTTCTTGCTGATGAATACACGAAATTAGTTGCTCCTTCTGAGTACTCGTCACTATTCCTACATGATATATCAGAAAAAGTAGTTAGCTTTCTTTCAATCGGTGAATACAAGTGAGCTCGAGAGATCTTAGGTTATACCTTGGCAGCCAAACCCACGTCTTATCCATTTGCGTTATTTCAATCGGTGAACGGAACTAAGAGTCATCCAAATCAAAGATAACGAGACATACACATCTTTCAGATCTTAGATTTGTTCTGAAAAAAGAGGATGTTTTGTTTGGAGTTGTGTTCTGAGAGAAGAGAATGAGAAAAACAAATGAACGGTTCTGATCAAAGTAAGTTCAGTAAATCAAACGGTGTAGGATTAATCAGTCTGCGATCTTAGTGGTGGCTCCTCATTGGCTTAGAAAAGAACGGCTCTGATCAATGATGGCGAGATGTATCCATCGGCGTATGCAATTTCCACGTCTGCAATCCTGTAGGTTACTCCCCATTGGCTCTgagtattaattttgtttgaaatcagaaaattaacataaaatagatttataagcaaaaaaaaagtaaattaaattttaaaatttttattactagtattccaatttttaaaaaataatttcgtatatatataaaatttttatatgagtttttataaaactcaTCAATATAACTCATGTATTCATAAACACTAAGACATAGTTGTATGTACAAAGACTATAGAGTTTGGAATTTTGGACAAatgagttttataatttttttaacaaatgtcttttataaaattaagattacAATATGAtttcttataatttaaaaatctatcatcTAAAACAATTTAGGGAtttgtttggggtttagggatttggaATAAGGGTTTGGAGATTTGTTTGGGGTTTAGGTATTTCTTTGGGATTTACGGATTTGGAATTAAGGTTTGGAGAtttgtttggggtttagggatttttttagggtttagggatttggaCATAGGGTTTGGAGATTTGTTTGTGGTTTAGGGATTTGTTTGGAGTTTAAAGATTTGAACGATAGTACACAAGATTATATCTTAATATTAcacataatatttgttttttgtttgtgaaCTTACACATAATATCACAcataaatattacacataacTTCACATAAGTTCAAACTAGAAATACAACTAGAGCCgtcgagaaaaaaaaacacaactagAGCTACATTGTTTCAGACTTTCACACCAACTTCAGTTTATCATTTGGCCATGCCACAACCGAACCTATTACATCAGAGATGTATTCAATCTCTGAATTTGGCCTCCACACCTTTGCATCACCAATCTTAGCCACTTCAACCCACACCTTGCTTGCATTTGGACCCAGGGGCACAAAGTGACACAGCTCTTTCGGATCAGTTGAAGCCACTCTTCCTTCAGCTACCTTACGTCCGGTGTTGCTGCAGTCGAAGAGAATACACTTCTGCTTTGCACTTTTGGTGGTACTAGTGCTGCCTGACCTCTAAAACTCAACAAGTTCCAACGTCAACCAACAGACAAACAAATACAAGGTTATTCATTTCAATAACATACCATTGCTTTTTTCTTTGCTGGTTTGGTAGGTGATGCTGTTTTCGTGGCTGCAGGTTTTGCAGGTGTTGCAGCTGTAGTGATCGAAGCCATGATTTCAAACTTGAGGAGTGGCCATGCGATTTTCTCGTTAATTGCATCACCAATCAAAAACATCTCCGCAGTTGGCCTCCACAAATGAGCATTATCTTTAAACACCTTCACCACTTCAATGCTCACCGCATTTGGACCCAGAGGTATATTGTTAACCATCTCTTTGGAATTAGATGAGCACAGGAGACCTTCAGCAataacctcttcttcttctgaagtCCAGTCATAGATTTTGcatcttcgagtttcgccttcCTTGTGTTGCTACAATGTAACAAGCTAATGATGAGAGACCTATACTTATGTCGAAAAAGTACTAGATTAAAAAACTTTACCATCGATACATCTTGAGACGCTACTGGATTCCTGTCCAAAACCACTTTATTTATTGGCCAAGCTACTTTGCATCCCACTGCGTCCTCAAGAGATAATACATCTGTCGTAGGCCTCCAGAGAAAAGCTTCCGAGATTAATGCAGACTTAACAATAACAGCCACTACATTAGGACCAATAGGCACACGACCAATTTTGTACATCGGTTCATCAGAGCAAAATTCTCCTTCACCAACAACTACATCTTCTGACTCAAACCAATCCAGTATTTGTACTCTGACTCCTTCTTTGAATCCAACACTTGTCTCAGATGTTTCAGTCTCACCATTAGTTTTCTGTGAGAAGAGAAAaccattattaattattaactGTAATCAGACCAGTTGAGTAAATGTAGTGAAAACGAGTAACTTCTTTCCAGCTAACTCTCGGACCATGCCCTTCAACTCTTCAATCTCACTAGCCATATCAGCAATCTTTGCGTCTCTAGATTGCAGAAATGCTAGTTTAGTAGCCGTAATCCCTCTACCAAACCCCCTTACTCGTCCAGGTTTGTCTTTTCCCAAAATCTTGGTGACAGCATCCTCCCTTATGTTATCAGCAGCTGATGTAGAGTCCATTTGACTATCAAGTGACTGGATTTGTTCCTGATACGAACATTTATACACAATATAACTCAATGATCATAATCCAAGAAGATgaaacacaatatataacaaGTTCCAGAATTCTTACAATAGTCTCAGCATATTGAGGCTTCACGGGTCTACCATCAGCGTGAGTATGTCCCGCAATCCATACCTTACTCCTACTCACTTTTTTCGGGTCttgactcttttttttctatatgaaatacatacatatatctCAGTACACAGAGGTTTAATGATTCTAATAAGCTATACAATATATAGATGTTTGAGTACATATTACTTACCATATCATAAGCTAAACGAATCATTCCTTTGCGGCTGGTGGTATGAGGAATCTGATTTTTTCTCAGCTCTCGGTACCTATTACTTATTTCctacaatataaatatgaatgtGACTAAATCTATAAGACATGAAATAAgacataattaaatttatagaaCATGACATATAAATATGGATAATTTACCGTGAATCTTGAGGTAGTCTTGCTCCTAACCCAAGTGTTCCACACTTGTATAGATGGGACGTTGCtgggttttaattttaatctctCAGCAGCAGTCTTCGCTGCCCGTACTTGTGACACTAGCCTTGACTTCCCAGCCCTCCACAAGCTTCCCAACTGCTTGAAAATAACAGCTTTATGCCACTCTTCTTGCAAGTTAAACCTCCCCTGCATCAAAATAAGCAAAGGTCAAACATGTTTATAATGTCATATTGTGGTTCAATAAAGCATATATATACCTGAATTTCTTCCCACATTGTTGCTTTAGTCGCTGCATCAAGTCTTCTCCAATCAGAAAGTGTTACCGGAACATGTTCCCTCACAAGAGGACCAAGAAAAGATGATAGTGTTACTGAACCAGGTCCAACATGCTCACCAAAGTCAGTGAATGTGACCGCAACCTTTTCATTAGGATTTTCAGCCACTCTACGCATCTTTGTTGgtccttttctatttttttctttcacttctTCCCCTTGTAGCTCAACTCCTTCGTTACTAGGAATCTCATCATCTTGAGCATTGCTGACTTCTTCGTTCCCTTCCTCATTGAGAACTTCATCTTCTACCATATTAGCAGGTTCTCCATCATCCTCTTTCTGTTCCTGTCCTTTCAAACaagcttctccttcttctttatcATCTTCAGACCTTGCCTTCTCAGCTTGATCAGCCACTGGTGTTACATCTTCCGGTGTTACATCTTCTACCTCATCATCTCGCGGAATATATTCTGGTGTAACATCTTCTAGCTCATCATCTCGCGGAATATATTCTGGTGTAACATCTTCTAGCTCATCTTCTACCTCGTCATCTTGAGCAGCCACTTTCTTGATTCTACTACTTCTTCTCGTTGGCATTAGAACTAAAGCCTTTGTTGGGGCAGCCACTTTCTTTGTTGTTCTTTTCTTCACTGTTAGTGTTGGATCTACTACATCCAAGCCTTGATTACGTCTACTCCGACGAGAACCAACTTGTCCTCCTCCTCTTGTTTTTGCCATTTCTGAAACTgataaacaaatccaaaatcaaatcggaacccacaatcatattcaAAATCTAAACCGAACAAACCCATAATTGAATAATGTGTTAACGCGGACATGCATGTGAAAAGAGATTCGAATCGAAGAGATTCTATGAACTAAACTGATAATATGGaaattaaaaccaaactaaacatCAAAACCGAATTGCATGTTCAAATCGAAACCGAAAATCACAAACTTTCACATGtccaaatcaaaatcaaatctcAAAATCGAATCGTTTTGCCAAAATCGAATCCCAAAATCACATGAAGAAACAATATCAATCGATGAGATATAACACTCGAGAGTTTCTGAGAAACATACCTGCTGAAGCTTCGATTCGTGAGAACACTCGGGAGTTTCTTAGAAACAGTGAGAAAGTGAAGAGAGTGAAGAATGATC
The sequence above is drawn from the Raphanus sativus cultivar WK10039 chromosome 7, ASM80110v3, whole genome shotgun sequence genome and encodes:
- the LOC108817943 gene encoding uncharacterized protein LOC108817943 isoform X2, which encodes MILSAIPEIIVFMCGRDTHHRNSRVFSRIEASAVSEMAKTRGGGQVGSRRSRRNQGLDVVDPTLTVKKRTTKKVAAPTKALVLMPTRRSSRIKKVAAQDDEVEDELEDVTPEYIPRDDELEDVTPEYIPRDDEVEDVTPEDVTPVADQAEKARSEDDKEEGEACLKGQEQKEDDGEPANMVEDEVLNEEGNEEVSNAQDDEIPSNEGVELQGEEVKEKNRKGPTKMRRVAENPNEKVAVTFTDFGEHVGPGSVTLSSFLGPLVREHVPVTLSDWRRLDAATKATMWEEIQGRFNLQEEWHKAVIFKQLGSLWRAGKSRLVSQVRAAKTAAERLKLKPSNVPSIQVWNTWVRSKTTSRFTEISNRYRELRKNQIPHTTSRKGMIRLAYDMKKKSQDPKKVSRSKVWIAGHTHADGRPVKPQYAETIEQIQSLDSQMDSTSAADNIREDAVTKILGKDKPGRVRGFGRGITATKLAFLQSRDAKIADMASEIEELKGMKTNGETETSETSVGFKEGVRVQILDWFESEDVVVGEGEFCSDEPMYKIGRVPIGPNVVAVIVKSALISEAFLWRPTTDVLSLEDAVGCKVAWPINKVVLDRNPVASQDVSMQHKEGETRRCKIYDWTSEEEEVIAEGLLCSSNSKEMVNNIPLGPNAVSIEVVKVFKDNAHLWRPTAEMFLIGDAINEKIAWPLLKFEIMASITTAATPAKPAATKTASPTKPAKKKAMRSGSTSTTKSAKQKCILFDCSNTGRKVAEGRVASTDPKELCHFVPLGPNASKVWVEVAKIGDAKVWRPNSEIEYISDVIGSVVAWPNDKLKLV
- the LOC108817943 gene encoding uncharacterized protein LOC108817943 isoform X1, which codes for MILSAIPEIIVFMCGRDTHHRSFFTLFTFSLFLRNSRVFSRIEASAVSEMAKTRGGGQVGSRRSRRNQGLDVVDPTLTVKKRTTKKVAAPTKALVLMPTRRSSRIKKVAAQDDEVEDELEDVTPEYIPRDDELEDVTPEYIPRDDEVEDVTPEDVTPVADQAEKARSEDDKEEGEACLKGQEQKEDDGEPANMVEDEVLNEEGNEEVSNAQDDEIPSNEGVELQGEEVKEKNRKGPTKMRRVAENPNEKVAVTFTDFGEHVGPGSVTLSSFLGPLVREHVPVTLSDWRRLDAATKATMWEEIQGRFNLQEEWHKAVIFKQLGSLWRAGKSRLVSQVRAAKTAAERLKLKPSNVPSIQVWNTWVRSKTTSRFTEISNRYRELRKNQIPHTTSRKGMIRLAYDMKKKSQDPKKVSRSKVWIAGHTHADGRPVKPQYAETIEQIQSLDSQMDSTSAADNIREDAVTKILGKDKPGRVRGFGRGITATKLAFLQSRDAKIADMASEIEELKGMKTNGETETSETSVGFKEGVRVQILDWFESEDVVVGEGEFCSDEPMYKIGRVPIGPNVVAVIVKSALISEAFLWRPTTDVLSLEDAVGCKVAWPINKVVLDRNPVASQDVSMQHKEGETRRCKIYDWTSEEEEVIAEGLLCSSNSKEMVNNIPLGPNAVSIEVVKVFKDNAHLWRPTAEMFLIGDAINEKIAWPLLKFEIMASITTAATPAKPAATKTASPTKPAKKKAMRSGSTSTTKSAKQKCILFDCSNTGRKVAEGRVASTDPKELCHFVPLGPNASKVWVEVAKIGDAKVWRPNSEIEYISDVIGSVVAWPNDKLKLV
- the LOC108817943 gene encoding uncharacterized protein LOC108817943 isoform X4, yielding MILSAIPEIIVFMCGRDTHHRSFFTLFTFSLFLRNSRVFSRIEASAVSEMAKTRGGGQVGSRRSRRNQGLDVVDPTLTVKKRTTKKVAAPTKALVLMPTRRSSRIKKVAAQDDEVEDELEDVTPEYIPRDDELEDVTPEYIPRDDEVEDVTPEDVTPVADQAEKARSEDDKEEGEACLKGQEQKEDDGEPANMVEDEVLNEEGNEEVSNAQDDEIPSNEGVELQGEEVKEKNRKGPTKMRRVAENPNEKVAVTFTDFGEHVGPGSVTLSSFLGPLVREHVPVTLSDWRRLDAATKATMWEEIQGRFNLQEEWHKAVIFKQLGSLWRAGKSRLVSQVRAAKTAAERLKLKPSNVPSIQVWNTWVRSKTTSRFTEISNRYRELRKNQIPHTTSRKGMIRLAYDMKKKSQDPKKVSRSKVWIAGHTHADGRPVKPQYAETIEQIQSLDSQMDSTSAADNIREDAVTKILGKDKPGRVRGFGRGITATKLAFLQSRDAKIADMASEIEELKGMKTNGETETSETSVGFKEGVRVQILDWFESEDVVVGEGEFCSDEPMYKIGRVPIGPNVVAVIVKSALISEAFLWRPTTDVLSLEDAVGCKVAWPINKVVLDRNPVASQDVSMQHKEGETRRCKIYDWTSEEEEVIAEGLLCSSNSKEMVNNIPLGPNAVSIEVVKVFKDNAHLWRPTAEMFLIGDAINEKIAWPLLKFEIMASITTAATPAKPAATKTASPTKPAKKKAMAALVPPKVQSRSVFSSTAATPDVR
- the LOC108817943 gene encoding uncharacterized protein LOC108817943 isoform X3; this translates as MAKTRGGGQVGSRRSRRNQGLDVVDPTLTVKKRTTKKVAAPTKALVLMPTRRSSRIKKVAAQDDEVEDELEDVTPEYIPRDDELEDVTPEYIPRDDEVEDVTPEDVTPVADQAEKARSEDDKEEGEACLKGQEQKEDDGEPANMVEDEVLNEEGNEEVSNAQDDEIPSNEGVELQGEEVKEKNRKGPTKMRRVAENPNEKVAVTFTDFGEHVGPGSVTLSSFLGPLVREHVPVTLSDWRRLDAATKATMWEEIQGRFNLQEEWHKAVIFKQLGSLWRAGKSRLVSQVRAAKTAAERLKLKPSNVPSIQVWNTWVRSKTTSRFTEISNRYRELRKNQIPHTTSRKGMIRLAYDMKKKSQDPKKVSRSKVWIAGHTHADGRPVKPQYAETIEQIQSLDSQMDSTSAADNIREDAVTKILGKDKPGRVRGFGRGITATKLAFLQSRDAKIADMASEIEELKGMKTNGETETSETSVGFKEGVRVQILDWFESEDVVVGEGEFCSDEPMYKIGRVPIGPNVVAVIVKSALISEAFLWRPTTDVLSLEDAVGCKVAWPINKVVLDRNPVASQDVSMQHKEGETRRCKIYDWTSEEEEVIAEGLLCSSNSKEMVNNIPLGPNAVSIEVVKVFKDNAHLWRPTAEMFLIGDAINEKIAWPLLKFEIMASITTAATPAKPAATKTASPTKPAKKKAMRSGSTSTTKSAKQKCILFDCSNTGRKVAEGRVASTDPKELCHFVPLGPNASKVWVEVAKIGDAKVWRPNSEIEYISDVIGSVVAWPNDKLKLV